CGAAGCCAGGGACAGTCCCCCTCCGGGCTGTAAGCCTCCGGGCAGGAAGCCGTGCCAAGCCGTAACAATCGAGTTTTTAACCCCAAATGGCTATGACATACAACTCAAATTTAAAGTTTTCAGAAACGCGTAATGCTCCAGTTATGGAAAAGCCCGCTTTAGTCCTTGGGCCTGGAACTATGCCGGACAGAGGCTGACAGTTCTGCTTTCCTGAGTCTGATAGACTTGGGAGTAACTTCCACGAGTTCGTCTTCCCTGATAAAATGCAGAGCCCGTTCAAGAGTCATGGGCAGGATCGGCGGTAAAACAATAGCATCATCCTTGCCAGCTGCCCTGACATTACTCAACTTTTTTTCCTTGCAGACATTGACATTAAGATCATTTTCTCTGTTATGCTCCCCTACTATCATGCCTTCGTAAACAGCCTCTCCCGGCGAGATAAACAGATTTCCTCTGGCTTTAAGGTTGGATAAGGCATAAGGCACAGCAAGACCGGGCCTGTCAGCCACAAGTGACCCCATAAACCTCGAAGCAAAGTCACCCCTGTATTCCTGATAGCCCATAAAATATGAATTCATGATGCCAGTGCCTCTGGTATCGGTCAAAAACTCGTCTCTATATCCAATAAGTCCTCTGGCTGGAATGGTGAACTCTATTCTGATGCGCCCGGTATCATGGTTGACCAGGTTGGTCATTCTACCCTTGCGCAGAGAAAGTTTCTCAGTGACCACGCCCATAAAGGCCTCATCACAATCAATGAACAGGTGCTCAATAGGTTCGTGTTTTCTGCCATTTTTAGTTTTAAAAATAACCTGCGGCCGTCCAACGCTCAGTTCATAACCCTCCCTGCGCATTGTTTCTATGAGAATAGCCATTTGAAACTCTCCCCTGCCCTTGACAAGAAAACTGTCCTTTTCGACAGTCTCCTCAACCTGAATAGCAACATTGCTCAAAGTCTCTTTACAAAGCCTTTCCCATATTTTTCTGGACTGGACATGCTTACCCTCTTTGCCGGCCATGGGGGAGGTATTGATGGAAAAACGCATGGCAACGGTAGGTTCGTCAACTGTAATTCGCTTTAAGGCAACAGGCTTATCTCTTGTGCAGATGGTATCTCCAATATGAACATCCTCAATTCCTGATATGACTGCTATGTCTCCGGCCAGAAGTTCATTTATCTCTTTAAGTTCAAGACCTACATAGGTCTGCAGTTTGGTTACCCGCAGCAGATCCTGTTGATCATCCGGGCCTAAGCGTACCAGTTGATCACTCTGTCTGGCCTTGCCATTAAAAATACGTCCAATGGCAAGACGTCCAAGGTAGTCTGAGTATCCAAGGTCAGAAACCAGCATCTGAAAAGGTTTTTCAGGGTCATAAGATGGCGGCGGCACAGTTTCCAGTATAGCATCAAATAAAACATCCAGACTGTTACTGTCATCTTCAAGAGATTTTTTGGCTATGCCTTGTACTGCCACAGCATAAATTACTGGAAAGTCCAACTGTTCATCGGTGGCATCAAGATCAATAAACAAGTCATAGACTTCGTCCAGAACCTGTTCAGAACGTGCGTCCTTGCGATCAATCTTGTTGATAACAACTATTATCTTCAAGCCTGCTTCCATGGTCTTCTTCAGGACAAATCTGGT
Above is a window of Desulfonatronovibrio magnus DNA encoding:
- the typA gene encoding translational GTPase TypA; amino-acid sequence: MKHLKTNQNIRNIAIIAHVDHGKTTLVDAMFKQSGVFREGLEVEERVMDSMDLERERGITIAAKNCAVMWKGTKINIIDTPGHADFGGEVERSLSMADGAVLLVDSSEGPLPQTRFVLKKTMEAGLKIIVVINKIDRKDARSEQVLDEVYDLFIDLDATDEQLDFPVIYAVAVQGIAKKSLEDDSNSLDVLFDAILETVPPPSYDPEKPFQMLVSDLGYSDYLGRLAIGRIFNGKARQSDQLVRLGPDDQQDLLRVTKLQTYVGLELKEINELLAGDIAVISGIEDVHIGDTICTRDKPVALKRITVDEPTVAMRFSINTSPMAGKEGKHVQSRKIWERLCKETLSNVAIQVEETVEKDSFLVKGRGEFQMAILIETMRREGYELSVGRPQVIFKTKNGRKHEPIEHLFIDCDEAFMGVVTEKLSLRKGRMTNLVNHDTGRIRIEFTIPARGLIGYRDEFLTDTRGTGIMNSYFMGYQEYRGDFASRFMGSLVADRPGLAVPYALSNLKARGNLFISPGEAVYEGMIVGEHNRENDLNVNVCKEKKLSNVRAAGKDDAIVLPPILPMTLERALHFIREDELVEVTPKSIRLRKAELSASVRHSSRPKD